From Enterococcus mediterraneensis, the proteins below share one genomic window:
- a CDS encoding Fur family transcriptional regulator, with protein sequence MNTINALKKIKKQLHESGFKLTPQREATLQVLLENEKDHLSAEEIFFFVKRKSPEIGLATVYRTLEILTEINVLDKVSFNDGVARYDLRKEGAKHFHHHLLCLECGNIEEIEEDLLGAVEEIVESNYHFLVKDHRLTFHGICQNCQKKALAEQNAVTQQTNN encoded by the coding sequence ATGAACACAATTAATGCATTGAAGAAGATCAAAAAACAACTTCATGAATCGGGATTTAAGCTCACACCGCAGCGGGAAGCTACGTTACAGGTACTTTTGGAAAATGAAAAAGATCATCTTTCCGCAGAAGAGATTTTCTTTTTTGTTAAACGAAAAAGTCCTGAGATCGGTTTGGCCACCGTTTATCGCACATTAGAGATCTTAACTGAGATCAACGTCCTTGATAAAGTCAGCTTCAATGATGGAGTTGCCCGTTATGACTTGAGAAAAGAAGGAGCAAAACACTTCCATCATCATCTATTATGTCTTGAATGCGGCAATATCGAAGAAATCGAAGAAGATTTGTTGGGAGCAGTTGAGGAAATCGTAGAAAGCAATTATCATTTCTTGGTAAAAGACCATCGATTGACATTTCACGGAATCTGTCAAAATTGTCAAAAGAAGGCACTTGCTGAGCAAAATGCAGTGACCCAACAAACCAATAATTGA
- the xerD gene encoding site-specific tyrosine recombinase XerD, with protein sequence MKEQVIDYIHYLTIERGLSLNTRKSYERDLSQYLQFLEKAQITDWNQIDRFLILNFLQELKEAQKSPATISRMVTSLRRFHQFLRQERYTDHDPMQHIDSPKKVQKLPDTLSLEEVEKLIATPDTRDVLGIRDRAILEVLYATGLRVSELIGLKLNDLHLGMGLLQTLGKGDKERIVPLGDYAIQWIQRYLDEARPYLTRKHPEEAHLFVNSHGTGLSRQGIWKNLKGIVRDAGITKTVTPHTLRHSFATHLLENGADLRTVQELLGHADISTTQIYTHITKKRMTDVYKQHFPRA encoded by the coding sequence ATGAAAGAACAAGTGATTGATTATATTCATTATTTGACGATTGAGCGGGGATTGTCCCTCAATACGAGAAAAAGTTATGAGCGGGATCTGTCGCAGTATCTGCAATTTTTGGAAAAAGCCCAGATAACTGATTGGAACCAGATCGACCGTTTTTTGATTTTGAATTTTTTACAAGAATTAAAAGAAGCTCAGAAATCACCAGCGACGATCTCACGAATGGTGACCAGCTTACGCCGTTTCCATCAATTTTTAAGACAAGAACGGTATACTGACCATGATCCGATGCAGCATATTGATTCTCCTAAGAAAGTGCAAAAGCTGCCGGACACGTTGAGTTTGGAAGAAGTTGAAAAATTGATTGCAACTCCTGATACCAGAGATGTGTTGGGTATTCGGGATCGTGCGATTTTAGAAGTTCTCTATGCTACCGGTCTGCGGGTAAGTGAACTGATTGGTCTGAAATTGAATGATCTGCATTTAGGGATGGGATTGTTACAGACCTTAGGAAAAGGCGACAAAGAACGGATCGTGCCGCTGGGAGATTATGCGATCCAGTGGATACAGCGCTATTTGGATGAAGCACGTCCTTATTTGACTAGAAAACATCCAGAAGAAGCTCATCTATTCGTTAACAGTCATGGCACCGGATTATCTCGCCAAGGAATTTGGAAAAATCTTAAAGGAATCGTGCGGGATGCAGGGATCACAAAAACGGTCACGCCCCACACATTGCGGCATAGTTTTGCCACACATTTGCTGGAAAACGGCGCGGATCTGCGAACTGTCCAAGAACTTTTAGGGCATGCGGATATTTCAACCACGCAGATCTATACCCATATTACGAAAAAACGCATGACCGATGTGTATAAACAACACTTCCCTCGGGCATAA
- a CDS encoding segregation/condensation protein A, which yields MQEIKIKLDVFEGPLDLLLHLIQKLELDIYDIPIAAITDQYMGYIHAMKTLELEVAGEYLVMAASLMAIKSQMLLPKQELEPIDEEYEEDPRDALVAQLLEYRKYKYAAERLSEKAAERSQYFTKEPMDVDEFKESSTVLQKDQLNTIDLFLAFHQMLEKRKKRKVLETTITADENTIEEKMNEIEDVMKQLSSKKGRSFDSFFVTYSKSEVVTTFMALLELMKKGRIRVEQENNYSEIMLYATGESQNET from the coding sequence GTGCAGGAAATAAAAATCAAATTAGATGTGTTTGAAGGGCCGCTGGATCTTTTATTGCACTTGATACAAAAACTGGAATTGGACATCTACGATATACCTATTGCGGCGATCACAGATCAGTATATGGGGTATATCCATGCCATGAAAACGTTGGAACTGGAAGTGGCGGGAGAATATCTAGTGATGGCGGCCAGCCTGATGGCGATAAAATCGCAAATGCTGCTGCCAAAACAAGAGCTGGAACCGATCGATGAAGAGTATGAGGAAGACCCTCGTGATGCTTTGGTGGCGCAATTATTAGAATACCGCAAGTATAAATACGCCGCAGAACGCCTATCGGAAAAAGCCGCGGAGCGCAGTCAATATTTTACAAAAGAACCGATGGACGTGGACGAATTCAAAGAATCTTCTACCGTGCTGCAAAAAGATCAGTTGAACACTATTGATCTGTTTCTCGCTTTTCATCAGATGCTGGAAAAGCGCAAAAAGCGTAAGGTATTGGAAACTACCATCACTGCTGATGAGAACACCATCGAAGAAAAAATGAACGAGATCGAAGACGTGATGAAACAATTGTCTTCTAAAAAAGGTCGTTCTTTTGATTCTTTTTTTGTCACTTACAGCAAATCAGAAGTCGTAACGACTTTTATGGCATTATTGGAATTGATGAAAAAAGGCCGTATCCGCGTCGAACAGGAAAACAATTATTCAGAAATCATGCTTTATGCAACAGGAGAAAGTCAGAATGAAACTTAG
- the scpB gene encoding SMC-Scp complex subunit ScpB, with translation MKLSELEALLFVVGDEGITLEELSYLLESETAVVYEWLQVLQQNYQENELSALHILEVGNHFVLTTKKKFAPLLKKYARSPIANTLSQAALETLSIIAYKQPITRVEVDEIRGVQSAGSVQKLAARQLIEEKGRVEGPGRAILYGTTDYFMDYFGLKTLEELPDIHLLEEESEDVPTDLFFDRYQEQENARLTESKSEKNDKTGDSDGATWPFAEEGEN, from the coding sequence ATGAAACTTAGTGAATTAGAAGCGCTGCTTTTTGTCGTAGGTGATGAAGGGATCACGTTAGAAGAATTGAGTTATTTGCTGGAAAGTGAGACAGCAGTCGTTTATGAATGGCTGCAAGTTTTGCAGCAAAACTACCAAGAAAATGAATTATCCGCTTTGCATATCTTGGAAGTAGGCAATCATTTTGTCTTGACCACGAAAAAGAAATTTGCGCCGTTACTAAAAAAATATGCTCGTTCACCTATCGCCAATACGCTTTCTCAGGCGGCTTTAGAAACATTGTCGATCATTGCTTATAAACAGCCGATCACACGAGTAGAAGTCGATGAGATCCGCGGAGTCCAGTCTGCCGGTTCCGTTCAAAAATTAGCTGCCAGACAATTGATCGAAGAAAAAGGCCGCGTGGAAGGACCGGGACGGGCGATCTTATATGGAACCACTGATTATTTTATGGATTATTTTGGATTGAAAACATTGGAAGAACTTCCCGATATCCATTTGCTGGAAGAAGAATCTGAAGATGTACCGACTGATCTGTTCTTTGATCGTTACCAAGAACAAGAAAACGCGCGACTTACAGAATCAAAATCAGAAAAAAATGATAAAACCGGCGATTCGGATGGCGCAACTTGGCCATTTGCCGAAGAAGGAGAAAACTAA
- a CDS encoding pseudouridine synthase: MERLQKVIAHAGIASRRKAEQLITEGRVKVNGEVVRELGVKVQRQDVIEVDNVPIYQEEPVYFMFYKPRGVISAVSDDKGRKVVVDYLQDVTERIYPVGRLDYDTSGLLLLTNDGDFSQKLTHPKHEVDKVYVAKVKGVAEKRQLAPLARGVRIEGKKTAPARFEILSTDTKTETSIVQLTIHEGRNHQVKNMLMAVGYPVQKLKREKYGELTLGNLRPGEYRELSKKEVTSLLNAARA, from the coding sequence ATGGAACGTTTGCAAAAAGTGATTGCCCATGCCGGCATTGCTTCCAGAAGAAAAGCTGAACAATTGATCACCGAAGGCCGCGTCAAAGTCAACGGTGAAGTAGTACGAGAATTAGGCGTCAAGGTCCAACGACAAGATGTGATCGAAGTGGACAATGTTCCTATTTATCAGGAAGAACCTGTCTATTTTATGTTTTACAAACCGCGAGGAGTCATTTCAGCAGTCTCTGACGATAAAGGTCGTAAAGTAGTAGTGGACTATCTGCAGGATGTAACAGAACGGATCTATCCGGTAGGACGCTTGGATTACGATACTTCAGGACTGCTATTATTGACCAACGATGGTGATTTTTCACAAAAACTGACCCATCCGAAGCATGAAGTAGATAAAGTCTACGTAGCGAAAGTCAAAGGGGTCGCTGAAAAAAGACAGTTAGCACCATTGGCTCGCGGCGTGAGGATCGAAGGAAAGAAGACCGCGCCAGCCCGTTTTGAGATTCTTTCGACAGATACGAAAACGGAAACCAGTATCGTCCAGTTGACGATCCATGAAGGACGCAATCACCAAGTCAAAAATATGTTGATGGCTGTTGGCTATCCTGTACAAAAATTAAAACGGGAAAAATATGGAGAGCTTACGCTGGGCAATCTGCGTCCTGGTGAATATCGGGAGCTTTCAAAAAAAGAAGTCACTTCTTTATTGAACGCCGCACGTGCTTAA
- a CDS encoding ECF transporter S component — protein sequence MKNSKVQKMVAIAMFAAMGLILQYVAFPVIPAFSFMKVDFSDIPVMLSMFLFGPLSGIITAFIRSALHLLTTGLEPSNMVGDAASFLSSVIFTLPMYYFFKDHETKRNKAFGIITGILALTVFMSIANYFVITPLYLKFFGVTAGEFLGVSLAKYIAIGVVPFNLIKGAIVSAVFLVLHAKLLPWLSRKQKQTRINSTMTKS from the coding sequence ATGAAAAACAGTAAGGTACAAAAAATGGTAGCGATCGCGATGTTTGCGGCAATGGGTTTGATTTTGCAATATGTGGCATTTCCAGTCATTCCGGCGTTCAGTTTTATGAAAGTCGACTTCAGTGATATTCCAGTAATGCTGAGTATGTTCTTATTCGGACCGCTATCTGGGATCATTACAGCGTTTATCCGTTCTGCGTTGCATTTGCTGACGACTGGACTGGAACCTAGCAACATGGTGGGGGATGCAGCAAGCTTCTTGTCTTCTGTGATCTTTACATTGCCAATGTATTATTTCTTTAAAGATCATGAAACCAAACGCAACAAAGCATTCGGGATCATTACCGGTATCTTGGCTTTGACTGTCTTTATGAGCATCGCTAACTACTTTGTGATCACACCGCTTTATCTGAAATTTTTTGGTGTGACAGCAGGTGAATTCTTAGGTGTATCTTTAGCAAAATACATTGCGATCGGTGTTGTTCCTTTCAACTTGATCAAAGGAGCCATCGTCAGCGCAGTATTTCTAGTCTTACATGCGAAACTTTTGCCTTGGTTGAGCCGCAAGCAAAAACAAACACGGATCAATTCAACTATGACTAAAAGCTGA